The Candidatus Marsarchaeota archaeon DNA segment CCTCAAGCACGAAGAAAAGCGTCCCTGCCCTGTACGGCACAACCTCCTTTATCGCTTCGAAGACCTCCCTTTTCATGGCAAAGATGCCAGACAGCGCATCGTGTATGCCTATTTTGTGCACAGCGTTGTAGACCTTTGTTATGTTCCTGTTTCCAAATGATATGTAGCTGTTCATTGCGCCGTTCCTCTTGCCGTTCAGCCTGTTGCCAAGCGCCATCGAAGCTTTGCCGCTCATTACAAGCCCTATAACCTTTGCAAGGTCTTCAGGATCGTATGTGCCGTCAGGGTCTATTGTTGCAAGCACCGCGCCCTTCGTATGCAGGAAGCCTTCAACCAGCGCATTTTCATAGCCTTTGCTCTGCTGCTCTACGAGCTTTATGCCCTTTGCCTTAAGCCTTTTCCTGTATTCCGCGCCGCTCTTGTCTATGACAATTATCTCGCATCCGGGCATCAGAGCCCTAATGCTGTCTATGGTTGCGAATGCGCCTTCCTCTTCTATTGTTGGCAGCACAACGCTGACATCGCTCCATTTCAACATTATCACTTAGATTTATGAATTGTTAAAACAGCTTAAATAGGTTTCTAAAACCCAAGCCATGAGATCCTTATAAGGCCTCCCCATATGCAAGCATGGCAAGGATGCCAGTCATGCATCATATCAAGCAATTTAAGATCTGCGTTTGATAAAGCATAAATATATAAATAGCGTATTTATCCTATCTGGTGGCATGGCAAACAATAGCCCAGCATCATTCTATACAGATTCTGATAGTGACAACTCTGACTCTGGCTATATACACGTTACTCCTTCTCACGATAACGAAGGGAAGCATGCCAATGCATATCCAAGCACAGCACCCACCCAAATCACAAATGATGAAGCTGATGAAGGCGCTGCCGAAGATGATGGCGGCCAGGTTACGATAAAAAGCCTTCACGACGAATGGGCAAAAACCGTCAAGCAGCAGAAACCCAATGGCGGCAAAGGCATAGCAGCTGCAGCAGTTGTTGTTGTATTGATACTGCTCTTGACATTTTTCCTGCTCTCTTTGCGCGCTTTGCCCACGCCGGCCAAATCATCCGTAAGCAGCGATTCTGTGATAATGGCTCTTGCATCGCACAATTCGACCAGCATAGGTTCTTTGTCAGGGCTAATGTTCAGCGCAGTAAACTCAACGCCTCAGATGAGTGTCGTATATTTTGGCAACATAACTGTCAACGCATCAAACCCGTCAGGAGTTGCATTCGCCTATAGCATACCGGTAGAGTATACGTACCAAAAATACGGGAATTCGACAAAAATCACAATAAAGTACATTACAGGCCGCAACAATGCGAGCAGCACCCAGGTCTATGTTTATAATGCGACTGCAGCGTATGCCTGCACTTCAGAAAGCGCAAATGCATCAAACGGCAGCGCTTCAGGCTACTACTGCGAGAAAAACGCAACCTACGCCCCGCAGGCTCCGATACTGGGATTCATTCGCGAGTTTGCCAACTTCTCAAATTACAGCGTAATCGGCACAGCACCAGCCTCATACAATAACCAGGAATGCTACATGTTTGGCAGTTCCGGCTCAATGCCTTCTTCGAAGCTTTCTGCAAGCTCGCCTTACGCTGCTGTGCTGCAGCAGCCTGGCACGCCAATAAACTACAGCGTAAACGCCTGTGCATCTTACCAGTATGGCATTCCACTGAACATAAGCCTTGCAATGTCTAGCGGCGTATCTCCGTACCTTAAAACTCTAAGCGTTGTTCTTTCCGCAAAATCAATACAGGCCCACAGCAATAGCACAGTATCTGCATTGCCTGAGCCTCTTGTGGGCCAGAGCACGCTCTTTGTGAGCCCCGCAGCCGTGCAGCAAATCGTCAAGCCTTATGCATATTCCGGCAGGTTCAAGGGCAGGCGCATAACATTCAACGGCACTGTAGACAATGTCGTTGTAAGCTTCAACAATTCAGCCATAGCCGGAAACATAACAAATTTCAGGACAAACAATCCAAAGTTCTCATGCCTGAACGGCACTGCATTGAACGTTTGGATTGCTCCAAACGGCTACCTTGGGCATTACGTAGTGCACAACAGCCACCAGGGCCAGCAATGCGCATACATAACAATGCTTTTCAACGAATAAGCCTATGGATAACAGGCAGGCGCGCATTGCCAGCGCCAAAGGCCCAGAAGCCGCGCATTTGTGCTGCCAGCAACCAAAAGATACTTATTTTATAATTCCAATATATAATAGATGAATAGGTGGTAGAATGAAGATAGCAATAATAGGCACAGGAAATGTTGCTAAGAGCCTTGGGGAGGCCTTATCAAAAAGCAACAACGAGATTGTATACGGCTCCAGGAAGCCGGAGGAGGCAAAGCAGAAGATGCCTAATGCAAACATCAAAAGCATAGAGGAGGCAGCCAGGGGCGCTGAGGTAATAGTCCTTGCCGTGCCTTACGAGGCGGCGAAAGATGCCATAAAGGAGATGAAGAAAGCCGAGGAAGGGAAAATACTGATAGACGTTTCAAATCCCATGGACAAGAACTGGAAGTGGGCAAAAGGCTTCAGCGAGTCTGCGGCTGAGGAGCTCGCCAAGCATGCCAAGGGCGCAAAGGTGGTAAAGGCTTTCAACACAGTCTTTGCCGAGAACATGAAGACCGGCCAGCTAGGGAACGAAAAGCTTGCCACATTCATAGCAGGCGATGACGAGCAGGCAAAGGCAACCGTGATGAACCTTGCCAGGAGCATTGGCATGGATCCAATAGACGTCGGCGCATTGGAGAAGGCACGCTACATAGAGCCAGCAGGGCTTCTGCTCATAGAACTTGGCTATGGCAAGAAGATGGGCACAGGCATAGGGCTCAAGCTCGTGAGGAGCCAGCCCTCAAGCCAATAATCAGCTTTTCCCAAACCAGCAGAGGAACGGCGCAAGGCCGCATATCCCTGCTTTTTTCAAAGCGCATTGACACGGCCTACGACGCAACGCGAGCCCTCTTGCAACCTTTAAATATATGGACATATCCCTATTAATACCATTCAATATTACAAAAGGTGTTGTTATGGGAATATCCAAGAACAAAGAATACAAGAACAATGAAGACGCAAAGGCCCAGGCTTCAGTACAATCGAAATTGCAACCGCAGGAGGAAACGAACAAGCATCTGCTCAGGGCGACAGAAGCCAATGCATCGGAGAATCAAACCAAGCGCAATAGCATTGACAAGCCGGCAGCCAAAGAGCGCACCAAGGCTAAAAAAATTGCTACAATTGCCGCTTCTGCCGCGGCGCTTATCATGCTCGGCATAGTGCCTTTTAATGCGGTTGCCGTACCTGCCGGAGTGCTCGGAACAGGAGCGGCTTTAGCCACA contains these protein-coding regions:
- a CDS encoding glycosyltransferase, producing MKWSDVSVVLPTIEEEGAFATIDSIRALMPGCEIIVIDKSGAEYRKRLKAKGIKLVEQQSKGYENALVEGFLHTKGAVLATIDPDGTYDPEDLAKVIGLVMSGKASMALGNRLNGKRNGAMNSYISFGNRNITKVYNAVHKIGIHDALSGIFAMKREVFEAIKEVVPYRAGTLFFVLEASKAGYKDIKDIPIKYYPRPKGTESKLSRSKFVYGLGVGGHIIRAARDYSPLLIFGTIGVLLVIAGIVLGGLVIANYLSTGTLNEIGRALIAFMLVTIGFLSIIAGLILDLLLQIANKIEKLR
- a CDS encoding NADPH-dependent F420 reductase; the encoded protein is MKIAIIGTGNVAKSLGEALSKSNNEIVYGSRKPEEAKQKMPNANIKSIEEAARGAEVIVLAVPYEAAKDAIKEMKKAEEGKILIDVSNPMDKNWKWAKGFSESAAEELAKHAKGAKVVKAFNTVFAENMKTGQLGNEKLATFIAGDDEQAKATVMNLARSIGMDPIDVGALEKARYIEPAGLLLIELGYGKKMGTGIGLKLVRSQPSSQ